One Papaver somniferum cultivar HN1 chromosome 10, ASM357369v1, whole genome shotgun sequence genomic window carries:
- the LOC113317223 gene encoding reticulon-like protein B17 has translation MDPSSSPPPTIPSSPKPEETQLITNGEDHPHLSLGILNIAASSPRKRTKTPLKPPYSIKTPSSESSNPLQEIILLSPSPRRKSQAKLIERMETVEEPIDLIGPRKRCKNKASPVANQQNCASPRVRRSRRRLDQENRDDKEVGVLVLDEIVKPRKRKPNTRPRKEKASAAVPSNSLSSSPRTVSDGQSSLDNIKQLINDLVMWRDVAKSSLWFGFGSLCFLSSCTSQGLRYSVFSGISHLGLLFLAFSFLCNSCSPRYSNEQRLNLELKEDDIVRIARKVLPVANFVIVKTRELFSGEPSMTLKVAPILLFGAEYGHLITLWRLCAIGFFISFTAPKLYASYSMQIEGKAEYLGGWILGAWKACSLKKIVAVSAALAFWNLSSIKTRVFSAFLGMVILRYRRQHSESKINGEEGNGQQEEMMQVEEEEMMQVEEEEKEEEEKQGKALMVIEKEGTKI, from the exons ATGGatccatcttcttctcctcctcctacGATACCATCATCACCCAAACCTGAAGAAACTCAGTTAATCACCAACGGCGAAGACCATCCACACTTATCTCTAGGCATACTCAATATCGCCGCCTCTTCGCCAAGGAAAagaacaaaaactccattaaaaccTCCATACTCAATAAAAACCCCTTCTTCCGAATCATCAAATCCACTTCAAGAGATCATCCTTCTATCTCCATCTCCGCGTCGAAAATCTCAAGCTAAGCTTATTGAAAGAATGGAAACTGTAGAAGAACCTATTGATTTGATTGGACCTAGAAAACGATGCAAAAATAAAGCTTCTCCTGTGGCTAATCAACAAAATTGTGCATCTCCTAGGGTTAGACGATCAAGAAGACGATTGGATCAAGAGAATCGAGATGATAAAGAAGTTGGTGTTCTGGTTCTAGATGAGATCGTTAaaccaagaaaaagaaaacctaatacTAGACCTCGTAAAGAAAAAGCTAGTGCCGCAGTACCTTCCAACAGTTTATCGTCATCCCCAA GAACTGTGAGTGATGGTCAGAGTAGCTTAGATAATATCAAACAATTGATAAATGATTTGGTTATGTGGAGAGATGTGGCAAAATCAAGTCTATGGTTTGGATTTGGATCTCTTTGTTTCTTATCTTCTTGTACTTCACAAGGATTAAGATATAG TGTTTTCTCTGGAATTTCTCATTTGGGTCTGCTGTTTTTAGCCTTCTCATTCTTGTGTAACTCATGCTCCCCAAG GTATAGCAATGAACAAAGACTTAATCTTGAATTGAAAGAAGATGACATAGTAAGGATTGCTAGAAAAGTACTTCCAGTTGCAAATTTTGTCATTGTTAAGACAAGAGAACTTTTCTCGGGCGAGCCTTCGATGACTCTCAAA GTTGCACCTATTCTCCTCTTTGGAGCAGAATATGGTCATCTGATAACCCTTTGGAGGCTTTGTGCAATTG GATTTTTTATCAGCTTCACTGCACCCAAACTATATGCTTCCTACTCTATGCAGATAGAAGGAAAAG CTGAGTACTTGGGTGGATGGATTTTGGGAGCATGGAAAGCTTGTTCTCTCAAGAAGATAGTTGCAGTCTCAGCAGCTCTAGCGTTCTGGAACTTGTCTAGCATCAAAACAAGGGTTTTTTCAG CATTTCTTGGCATGGTAATACTCCGATATCGTCGACAACACTCAGAATCAAAGATAAACGGAGAAGAAGGAAACGGACAGCAAGAGGAAATGATGCAAGTCGAAGAAGAGGAAATGATGCAGGTCGAagaagaggaaaaggaagaggaagaaaagCAGGGTAAAGCTTTGATGGTCATAGAAAAGGAAGGTACAAAGATATAA
- the LOC113319539 gene encoding protein DEHYDRATION-INDUCED 19-like isoform X1 — protein sequence MDSDLWTSRLAAAKRQYALQHSQLGGLDRLNIDDLLVEEESRPDFPCPYCFEDYDIASLCSHLEDEHPFESKVTVCPICSVKVTKDMLNHIMLQHGHLLKLQRRRRLRRVGIPNSQTLSLLGRDLREAHLQVLLGGGGYSRSSSSDASSNAVTDSFLSSLVMNFSASDAEEISNSLVSNMEDASAKNVTPISSWKPSLDSSLSYEERQQKMRQVTARAGFVQDLILSTLFSDD from the exons ATGGATTCCGATCTCTGGACATCTAGACTTGCAGCTGCTAAAAGACAATATGCTTTGCAACACTCTCAATTAGGAGgattag ATCGGTTGAACATTGATGATTTATTGGTGGAAGAAGAAAGCCGTCCTGATTTTCCATGTCCATATTGCTTTGAAGATTATGATATTGCCTCTTTATGCTCTCACCTTGAAGATGAACATCCATTTGAATCCAAAGTCACT GTTTGTCCTATTTGCTCTGTTAAGGTTACAAAGGACATGCTTAATCATATAATGCTGCAACATGGACACCTATTAAAG TTGCAGCGACGCCGTAGGTTACGTAGAGTTGGTATCCCCAACAGCCAGACGCTGTCTCTTTTGGGCCGGGATCTTCGGGAGGCTCATCTGCAGGTGCTTCTAGGAGGTGGCGGATATAGTAGGTCAAGCAGTTCTGATGCATCATCTAATGCTGTTACAGATTCCTTCCTTTCATCACTTGTTATGAACTTCAGTGCTTCTGACGCCGAGGAGATTTCAAATTCCTTGGTCTCCAATATGGAGGATGCCTCCGCTAAGAACGTGACACCAATATCAAGTTGGAAGCCAAG TTTAGACTCATCTTTGAGTTATGAAGAGCGACAACAGAAGATGAGGCAGGTGACTGCAAGAGCTGGTTTTGTACAAGATTTGATTCTCTCAACTCTGTTTAGTGATGACTAG
- the LOC113319539 gene encoding protein DEHYDRATION-INDUCED 19 homolog 4-like isoform X2: MDSDLWTSRLAAAKRQYALQHSQLGGLDRLNIDDLLVEEESRPDFPCPYCFEDYDIASLCSHLEDEHPFESKVTVCPICSVKVTKDMLNHIMLQHGHLLKLQRRRRLRRVGIPNSQTLSLLGRDLREAHLQVLLGGGGYSRSSSSDASSNAVTDSFLSSLVMNFSASDAEEISNSLVSNMEDASAKNVTPISSWKPRLIFEL; this comes from the exons ATGGATTCCGATCTCTGGACATCTAGACTTGCAGCTGCTAAAAGACAATATGCTTTGCAACACTCTCAATTAGGAGgattag ATCGGTTGAACATTGATGATTTATTGGTGGAAGAAGAAAGCCGTCCTGATTTTCCATGTCCATATTGCTTTGAAGATTATGATATTGCCTCTTTATGCTCTCACCTTGAAGATGAACATCCATTTGAATCCAAAGTCACT GTTTGTCCTATTTGCTCTGTTAAGGTTACAAAGGACATGCTTAATCATATAATGCTGCAACATGGACACCTATTAAAG TTGCAGCGACGCCGTAGGTTACGTAGAGTTGGTATCCCCAACAGCCAGACGCTGTCTCTTTTGGGCCGGGATCTTCGGGAGGCTCATCTGCAGGTGCTTCTAGGAGGTGGCGGATATAGTAGGTCAAGCAGTTCTGATGCATCATCTAATGCTGTTACAGATTCCTTCCTTTCATCACTTGTTATGAACTTCAGTGCTTCTGACGCCGAGGAGATTTCAAATTCCTTGGTCTCCAATATGGAGGATGCCTCCGCTAAGAACGTGACACCAATATCAAGTTGGAAGCCAAG ACTCATCTTTGAGTTATGA